The Sulfitobacter sp. SK011 genome has a window encoding:
- the lipB gene encoding lipoyl(octanoyl) transferase LipB: protein MVEWIITDGLTDYREAEAWMEARAATIAAGEADECIWLVEHPALYTAGTSAQPVDLTDPDRFPVFETKRGGQYTYHGPGQRVVYVMLDVAARGRDVRCFVRQLEQWVIATLDQFNVRGEIRSGRVGVWVERPEKPRNADGSVAEDKIAAIGIRLRKWISFHGISINVEPDLSHFGGIIPCGITEHGVTSLVDLGLPVTMDDVDVALRGAFDTVFGQ from the coding sequence ATGGTAGAATGGATCATCACCGACGGCTTGACCGATTATCGCGAAGCCGAGGCGTGGATGGAGGCGCGCGCAGCGACCATTGCAGCGGGCGAAGCAGATGAATGCATCTGGCTGGTGGAGCACCCTGCCCTTTATACCGCTGGCACCTCTGCGCAACCTGTGGACCTGACCGACCCGGACCGATTTCCCGTCTTTGAGACCAAGCGCGGCGGCCAGTACACCTATCACGGACCGGGCCAGAGGGTGGTTTATGTGATGCTTGATGTTGCCGCGCGCGGACGCGACGTGCGGTGCTTTGTTCGCCAGCTTGAGCAATGGGTGATTGCCACGTTGGATCAATTCAACGTGCGCGGTGAAATCCGTTCGGGTCGCGTTGGTGTCTGGGTCGAGCGGCCCGAAAAGCCGAGAAATGCCGATGGGTCGGTCGCAGAGGACAAGATCGCGGCCATCGGCATTCGCCTGCGCAAATGGATCAGCTTTCACGGCATCAGCATCAATGTTGAACCAGACCTCAGCCATTTTGGCGGCATTATCCCATGCGGCATTACCGAACACGGGGTCACGTCATTGGTTGATCTGGGGTTGCCTGTGACGATGGATGATGTGGATGTGGCGTTGCGCGGGGCATTTGATACGGTCTTTGGTCAATAG
- a CDS encoding DsbA family oxidoreductase gives MSDTPAPTEPPVVQIDIVSDVMCPWCIVGYKQLEQALGMVGAGAYIRWHPFELNPAMPPEGQNLSAHIAEKYGQTREQSAQNRKMLTDLGAELGFEFNFTPDSRIVNTFAAHQLLDWAQEHGLQHPLKMALFDAHFTDGKDVSQTDVLVKVAASVGLDPAQAGDVLASGSQAEDTRARQQFWTSRGISGVPSMVFDGRYLLTGAQGAQTYAQMLQKVLAEKDAA, from the coding sequence ATGTCCGATACCCCGGCCCCAACCGAGCCTCCGGTTGTTCAAATTGACATTGTATCGGATGTCATGTGCCCTTGGTGCATTGTGGGCTACAAACAGCTTGAACAGGCCTTGGGCATGGTCGGTGCCGGTGCCTATATCCGCTGGCATCCGTTTGAATTGAACCCTGCAATGCCCCCCGAGGGTCAGAACCTGAGCGCGCATATTGCTGAGAAATATGGCCAGACACGCGAACAATCCGCGCAGAACCGTAAAATGCTGACCGACCTGGGTGCCGAACTGGGCTTTGAGTTTAATTTCACCCCAGACAGCCGGATCGTGAACACCTTTGCCGCACATCAACTGTTGGATTGGGCGCAAGAACACGGGCTGCAACACCCGCTCAAGATGGCGTTGTTTGATGCGCATTTCACCGATGGCAAAGATGTGTCGCAGACGGATGTGCTGGTCAAGGTTGCCGCTTCCGTTGGCTTGGACCCGGCGCAGGCTGGCGATGTGCTGGCCTCGGGCAGTCAGGCGGAAGACACCCGCGCGCGGCAGCAATTCTGGACGTCCCGGGGGATATCCGGTGTGCCCTCGATGGTGTTTGACGGGCGCTATTTGCTGACCGGGGCGCAAGGCGCGCAAACCTATGCCCAGATGCTGCAAAAAGTGTTGGCCGAGAAAGACGCCGCCTGA
- a CDS encoding peptidoglycan-binding domain-containing protein, whose protein sequence is MHFKVLTGAILTASLAMTPADRAEADAGDFIAGAIIGGVVGHSIKNQRRTTTRSRTVTRKKSTRSSIPSTQEGRNIQASLNYFGFNAGAVDGQLGRQTRNAVSQYQAYLGYPVTGQLSAFENNLLISSYNRAQAGGYAVQQQVASTPDGTRGLLKTYRSEMAGHSPAAAAPTTTIVVAPQAVPQTTTPTFAATAAAAAPLAGAATSAAASTTGLPNFLGAGTQASLASHCNTVSLITNTNGGFTTLASMSDPNVALNEQFCLARTYAIARSEELVGQIQGFTPDQIATQCAGFGPAMKDKVASLSLKPRDAVVADVSSFVLSTGMSPAQLQGTAKICLGVGYRTDNMDVAVGSALLLYAIGEGVYGELMGHHLSQGFGPAKRVDMAASWYEAGLAAADSGAAAVFVPGQPERTELIRQASLRSSGLPAAGTLPQAQPASSTGLPTFSISE, encoded by the coding sequence ATGCATTTTAAAGTATTAACTGGGGCAATTTTGACTGCATCGCTTGCGATGACGCCCGCAGATCGGGCCGAAGCTGACGCAGGCGACTTTATCGCAGGCGCGATCATTGGCGGGGTCGTGGGGCACAGCATCAAGAACCAGCGCCGCACAACGACACGCAGCCGCACGGTAACCCGGAAAAAATCCACGCGGTCCAGCATCCCATCGACCCAGGAAGGTCGGAATATTCAGGCTTCCCTGAACTATTTTGGATTCAACGCAGGCGCTGTCGATGGTCAGTTGGGCCGTCAGACCCGCAACGCGGTGTCGCAATATCAGGCCTATTTGGGCTATCCGGTCACTGGCCAATTGTCTGCTTTTGAAAATAACCTGCTGATCTCAAGCTACAACCGCGCACAGGCGGGGGGGTATGCAGTACAACAGCAGGTCGCGTCGACACCGGATGGCACGCGCGGATTGCTGAAAACCTATCGCTCTGAAATGGCGGGTCATTCTCCTGCGGCTGCTGCACCGACAACAACCATTGTTGTCGCACCGCAAGCTGTTCCGCAGACAACGACACCGACGTTTGCGGCCACGGCTGCGGCGGCCGCACCTTTGGCAGGCGCTGCCACGTCAGCCGCTGCATCAACGACAGGGCTGCCAAACTTCCTCGGGGCGGGCACGCAAGCCTCACTTGCATCGCACTGCAACACGGTTTCTTTGATCACCAACACCAACGGCGGGTTCACCACTTTGGCGAGCATGTCAGACCCGAATGTGGCGCTGAACGAACAATTCTGCCTTGCGCGCACCTATGCGATTGCCAGATCCGAAGAATTGGTGGGCCAGATTCAAGGGTTCACCCCCGATCAGATCGCCACGCAATGCGCGGGCTTTGGTCCGGCGATGAAAGACAAGGTGGCGTCGCTGTCGCTGAAACCACGTGACGCAGTGGTGGCCGATGTGTCGTCCTTTGTGCTGTCCACCGGCATGTCGCCAGCACAGTTGCAAGGCACGGCCAAGATTTGTCTCGGCGTCGGATACCGCACCGATAACATGGACGTGGCCGTGGGGTCCGCATTGCTGCTTTATGCAATTGGCGAAGGGGTTTACGGCGAATTGATGGGGCACCATCTGTCGCAAGGGTTTGGTCCGGCCAAGCGCGTTGATATGGCCGCCAGCTGGTACGAGGCGGGCCTTGCCGCCGCTGATTCCGGGGCCGCCGCTGTGTTTGTCCCCGGACAGCCAGAGCGGACCGAACTGATCCGTCAGGCTTCATTGCGCAGCAGCGGTCTTCCTGCCGCTGGAACTTTGCCACAGGCGCAACCCGCCTCAAGCACAGGTTTGCCGACCTTTTCGATCAGCGAATAG